Proteins from one Cryptomeria japonica chromosome 4, Sugi_1.0, whole genome shotgun sequence genomic window:
- the LOC131036117 gene encoding secreted RxLR effector protein 161-like: protein MVACKAFATPVALGEKLTKEDASPKVDATRYRSLVGSLMYLTTMRPDIMYVVSLVSRFMQDPHESHWRTAKRILRYVSGTQTFGIQYSPTDKFEVVGYTDSDWVGSMDDRKSSFGYVFSFGYGVVSRSSKKQATVALSSIEAEYMAASSASSQGVWIRRIFYTWFRSI from the coding sequence atggtggcatgcaaagcatttgcaACCCCCGTAGCCCTTGGTGAAAAACTAACCAAGGAAGATGCTAGTCCCAAGGTTGATGCAACTCGGTATAGGAGTTTGGTTGGCAGCCTCATGTACCTCACAACCATGAGACCTGATATTATGTATGTTGTGAGCCTCGTCTCTCGATTCATGCAAGATCCACATGAGTCACATTGGCGGACTGCTAAaagaattttgaggtatgtgagtggTACACAGACTTTTGGCATTCAGTATTCTCCCACTGACAAGTTTGAAGTAGTTGGttacacagattcagattgggtcgGTTCAATGGATGATAGGAAATCATCATTTGGTTATGTGTTTTCATTTGGCTATGGAGTTGTATCCCGGAGTAGTAAGAAACAGGCAACAGTGGCTCTTTCTTCAATAGAAGCAGAATACATGGCAGCATCATCAGCAAGTTCTCAAGGAGTATGGATAAGAAGGATATTCTATACTTGGTTCCGGAGCATCTAA